The Setaria viridis chromosome 6, Setaria_viridis_v4.0, whole genome shotgun sequence genome contains a region encoding:
- the LOC117860925 gene encoding uncharacterized protein: MVSDPDGKPWRDLHQGGAPSPFVCKSATMDAPIGGILWRIGIPLLSSSIDILAWPLERQILEVGEAVAEAPVGGSSGDAGSSAAACPGGTVALRRLDHYLPLSSRRSPRCSSSGGYRLNAGPFHRAAATPRSRRARILCRTAIHHAAHPRPVCGQKTYDRDGGAPVAAGTLSVAASRPGTINQG, from the exons ATGGTGTCAGATCCCGACGGCAAGCCATGGAGGGACCTTCACCAGGGCGGCGCCCCTTCCCCGTTCGTCTGCAAGAGTGCAACCATGGATGCACCA ATCGGTGGTATACTGTGGCGAATTGGCATCCCCCTCCTGAGCTCGTCAATCGACATCCTGGCGTGGCCGCTGGAGAGGCAGATCTTGGAGGTGGGAGAGGCAGTGGCGGAAGCCCCTGTCGGCGGGAGCAGCGGTGATGCTGGCAGCAGCGCCGCGGCATGTCCGGGCGGCACGGTGGCTCTGCGACGCCTCGACCACTACCTCCCTCTCTCGTCGCGACGGTCGCCGCGGTGCAGCTCGAGCGGTGGTTACCGGCTTAATGCTGGCCCCTTCCACCGCGCGGCTGCTACCCCTAGATCACGGCGTGCGAGGATTTTATGCCGAACTGCTATACATCACGCAGCTCATCCACGGCCTGTGTGCGGACAGAAGACATACGACAGGGACGGTGGCGCGCCCGTGGCCGCGGGCACCCTCAGCGTGGCTGCAAGTCGCCCAGGCACG attaaCCAAGGGTGA
- the LOC117860927 gene encoding auxin-responsive protein IAA16, with the protein MDGVPIGQKVDLTAYGGYAELSAAVGKLFHGLLAAQRDPAAAAVGRRCSEEAAGEEAEEPVISGEYSLVYEVEEGDRVLVGDVPWE; encoded by the exons ATGGACGGAGTGCCCATCGGGCAGAAGGTGGACCTCACGGCGTACGGCGGCTACGCCgagctctccgccgccgtcggcaaGCTCTTCCACGGCCTGCTCGCCG CCCAGAGGgacccagccgccgccgcggtgggcCGGCGCTGCAGCGAGGAGGCAGCgggggaggaggccgaggagccCGTGATCAGCGGCGAGTACTCACTGGTGTACGAGGTCGAGGAAGGCGACCGGGTGCTGGTCGGCGACGTCCCTTGGGA ATAG